A single Sulfurimonas aquatica DNA region contains:
- the rplB gene encoding 50S ribosomal protein L2, with translation MAIKTYRPITPSRRFYTNVDSSDITAKASVRSLLVKLPTHSGRNNNGRITSRHRQAGAKKLYRIVDFKRNKFDIPATVSAIEYDPYRNCRIALVTYADGEKKYILQPKGLVVGDKISSAESGLDVKPGNTMKLKNIPVGTLIHNIELKTGKGGQMCRAAGTSAQIMGRDGKYVSLRMPSSEMRLVLGECLATIGQVGNEEFGNIVIAKAGRQRHLGIRPQTRGSAMNPIDHPHGGGEGKTNSGRHPVTPWGKPTKGAKTRRKKSSDKLIITRRKPNAKRVG, from the coding sequence ATGGCAATTAAAACTTATAGACCGATAACTCCGTCTCGTCGTTTTTATACAAATGTTGATAGCTCAGACATCACGGCAAAAGCTAGTGTTCGTTCATTACTTGTAAAACTACCAACACATTCTGGTCGTAACAACAATGGTCGTATCACTTCTCGTCACCGTCAAGCTGGTGCTAAAAAGCTTTATCGTATTGTTGACTTTAAAAGAAACAAATTTGATATTCCTGCAACTGTAAGTGCAATTGAGTATGATCCGTACAGAAACTGTCGTATCGCACTTGTAACTTATGCTGATGGTGAGAAGAAATATATCCTTCAACCAAAAGGTTTAGTAGTTGGTGACAAAATTTCTTCTGCAGAAAGTGGACTAGACGTTAAGCCTGGTAATACTATGAAATTAAAGAATATCCCAGTGGGTACGTTAATTCATAATATCGAGCTTAAAACTGGTAAGGGCGGACAAATGTGTCGTGCTGCTGGAACATCTGCTCAGATTATGGGTCGTGATGGTAAGTATGTATCTTTACGTATGCCTTCATCTGAAATGCGTTTAGTACTTGGTGAGTGTTTAGCTACTATTGGTCAAGTTGGTAACGAAGAGTTTGGTAACATAGTTATCGCTAAAGCTGGTCGTCAACGTCACCTAGGTATTCGTCCTCAGACTCGTGGTTCAGCAATGAATCCAATTGATCACCCACACGGTGGTGGTGAAGGTAAAACGAACTCAGGTCGTCATCCAGTTACTCCATGGGGTAAACCTACGAAGGGTGCTAAAACTCGTCGTAAGAAATCAAGTGATAAGTTAATTATTACTCGTCGTAAACCAAATGCTAAAAGGGTAGGTTAA
- the rpsS gene encoding 30S ribosomal protein S19: protein MARSLKKGPFVDDHLSKKIEKAKAEGNKKPIKTWSRRSMVTPDMVGFTLNVHNGRQFVPVHVSENHIGYKLGEFAPTRTFKGHKGSVQKKG, encoded by the coding sequence ATGGCTCGTTCACTAAAAAAAGGTCCATTTGTTGATGACCATTTAAGTAAAAAGATTGAAAAGGCTAAAGCTGAAGGTAACAAAAAACCTATCAAGACTTGGTCAAGAAGATCTATGGTTACACCTGATATGGTTGGCTTTACTTTAAATGTTCACAACGGACGTCAATTTGTTCCTGTTCATGTATCAGAGAACCACATCGGTTACAAGCTTGGGGAATTTGCTCCAACTCGTACATTTAAGGGCCATAAGGGCTCTGTTCAGAAGAAAGGATAG
- the rplV gene encoding 50S ribosomal protein L22 — translation MARALLKFIRVSPIKSRLIAREVQGMNAEEAMAALEFTPNKAAKIIYKVIASAVANSGSEAGDCIVTSCRVDNGPVLKRFRPRARGMASGIRKPTAHILVEVEGK, via the coding sequence ATGGCTAGAGCATTATTAAAATTTATCCGTGTATCTCCAATTAAATCTCGTCTTATCGCAAGAGAGGTTCAAGGTATGAACGCTGAAGAAGCTATGGCAGCTTTAGAGTTTACACCAAATAAAGCGGCAAAAATTATCTATAAAGTAATTGCATCTGCAGTTGCGAATAGTGGTAGTGAAGCTGGAGACTGTATTGTTACTTCATGTCGTGTAGACAATGGTCCAGTTCTTAAGCGTTTCCGTCCTAGAGCACGTGGTATGGCATCGGGTATCCGTAAGCCAACTGCACATATCTTAGTAGAAGTGGAGGGTAAATAG